In a single window of the uncultured Erythrobacter sp. genome:
- a CDS encoding histidine phosphotransferase family protein: MISQTDLAAMLCSRLCHDMLSPVGALANGLELLADEQDPQMRARCMELLEQSARISTDKLKFFRLAFGAAGGFGEAIPVDEAKAVIDALASDAKRVEVHWAIAEPSLPKPAVKVLLNLAQIALDALVRGGTLDIGAERRDGAVEIVARARGDRIAFDETIGRALQGDLDESEITSRTAAAHMIAVLAEEMEGGLQYKLGDGALVLGAVLPEPDGMIG; the protein is encoded by the coding sequence ATGATTTCCCAGACTGATCTTGCCGCGATGCTGTGCTCGCGCCTGTGCCACGATATGCTCTCGCCGGTCGGCGCGCTCGCCAATGGGCTGGAGCTGCTTGCCGATGAGCAGGACCCCCAGATGCGTGCGCGCTGCATGGAACTGCTGGAACAATCCGCCAGGATCAGCACTGACAAGCTCAAGTTCTTCCGGCTGGCCTTCGGCGCGGCGGGTGGTTTTGGTGAGGCGATCCCGGTGGATGAGGCCAAGGCCGTGATCGACGCGCTGGCGTCCGATGCCAAGCGGGTCGAGGTGCATTGGGCGATTGCCGAGCCCAGCCTGCCCAAGCCGGCGGTCAAGGTGCTGCTGAACCTCGCGCAGATTGCATTGGATGCGCTGGTGCGCGGCGGGACGCTCGACATCGGGGCGGAGCGGCGCGACGGCGCGGTCGAGATCGTGGCGCGGGCGCGCGGTGATCGGATCGCGTTCGACGAAACCATCGGCCGGGCGCTGCAAGGCGACCTCGACGAGAGCGAAATCACCAGCCGCACCGCCGCCGCCCACATGATCGCGGTGCTGGCCGAAGAGATGGAGGGCGGCCTCCAGTACAAGCTGGGCGATGGGGCGCTGGTCTTGGGCGCGGTGCTGCCCGAGCCTGACGGCATGATCGGCTAG
- a CDS encoding N-acetylmuramoyl-L-alanine amidase has protein sequence MLGGDDAELVHREVPSPNHGERTLPISMVVIHYTEMKPVEAAIARMCDPAASVSAHYCITEAGEVIRLVPEARRAWHAGASYWRGIPDVNSASIGIELDHPGCAPENGGYRGFADSQIDALIPLLSRIVKQYDIPRANVVGHSCVAPMRKVDPGELFPWDRLAQHKLCLPRPQSLAAGNPFHNEGSFFLALERFGYDITDQTKAVEAFERRWRPEHITGVPDGEIAAILWQLLLDRDQGRTR, from the coding sequence ATGCTGGGGGGCGACGACGCAGAATTGGTCCACCGCGAGGTTCCCTCGCCCAACCACGGAGAGCGGACGCTGCCGATCTCGATGGTGGTGATCCACTATACCGAGATGAAGCCGGTCGAAGCCGCGATTGCGCGGATGTGCGACCCCGCCGCCTCGGTGAGCGCGCATTACTGCATCACTGAAGCAGGCGAAGTGATCCGGCTGGTGCCTGAAGCCCGCCGGGCCTGGCACGCGGGCGCAAGCTACTGGCGCGGCATCCCGGATGTGAACTCGGCGAGCATCGGGATCGAATTGGATCACCCCGGCTGCGCGCCCGAGAATGGGGGCTATCGCGGGTTTGCCGATAGCCAGATCGACGCGCTGATCCCGCTGCTCAGCCGGATCGTCAAGCAGTACGACATCCCCCGCGCCAATGTGGTCGGCCATTCCTGCGTCGCCCCGATGCGCAAGGTCGATCCGGGTGAGCTGTTTCCGTGGGACCGGCTCGCACAACACAAGCTGTGCCTGCCGCGTCCGCAAAGCCTTGCCGCTGGCAATCCGTTCCACAACGAAGGCTCGTTCTTCCTCGCGCTGGAACGGTTTGGCTACGACATCACCGATCAGACCAAGGCGGTCGAGGCGTTTGAACGGCGTTGGCGGCCCGAACACATCACCGGCGTGCCCGATGGCGAGATCGCTGCGATCCTGTGGCAATTGCTGCTCGACCGCGATCAGGGGCGCACGCGCTAG
- the aqpZ gene encoding aquaporin Z produces the protein MTRKLAAEFFGTFWLVFGGCGSAVLAAGFPELGIGFAGVSLAFGLTVLTMAYAVGGISGGHFNPAVSLGLAIGGRFSWGELAPYWAAQVIGSFCAAGVLFVIASGAPGFAAGGFASNGYGELSPGGYSMLSALVIEVVLTAGFLIVILGSTSSKVPGGFAPISIGLALTLIHLISIPVTNTSVNPARSTSVAFYADTAAVGQLWLFWVAPLAGAAIGALVWKLLLAPDESLANIGGRDSDPAA, from the coding sequence ATGACAAGGAAGTTGGCAGCCGAGTTTTTCGGCACGTTCTGGCTGGTGTTCGGGGGCTGCGGGTCGGCGGTGCTGGCGGCGGGCTTTCCCGAACTGGGGATCGGTTTTGCGGGCGTGTCGCTCGCCTTCGGGTTGACGGTGCTGACGATGGCCTATGCGGTCGGCGGCATTTCGGGCGGGCATTTCAACCCGGCGGTCAGCTTGGGCCTCGCAATCGGTGGGCGGTTTTCGTGGGGTGAATTGGCGCCGTATTGGGCGGCGCAGGTGATCGGGTCGTTCTGCGCGGCGGGCGTGTTGTTCGTGATCGCCAGCGGCGCGCCCGGCTTTGCTGCGGGCGGATTTGCCTCCAACGGTTATGGCGAATTGTCACCCGGCGGCTATTCGATGCTGTCTGCGCTGGTGATCGAGGTGGTGCTGACGGCGGGCTTCCTGATCGTGATCCTCGGCTCGACCTCGTCGAAAGTGCCGGGCGGCTTTGCACCGATTTCGATCGGACTGGCGCTGACGCTGATCCACCTGATCTCGATCCCCGTGACCAACACCTCGGTCAATCCGGCGCGCTCGACCAGCGTGGCGTTCTACGCCGATACGGCGGCGGTCGGGCAGTTGTGGCTGTTCTGGGTCGCCCCGCTGGCGGGCGCAGCGATTGGCGCGCTGGTTTGGAAGCTGTTGCTGGCACCGGACGAAAGCCTCGCCAATATCGGCGGGCGTGACAGCGATCCTGCAGCGTGA